The Fictibacillus arsenicus genome contains a region encoding:
- a CDS encoding Spx/MgsR family RNA polymerase-binding regulatory protein: MNSITFYTYPSCTSCRKAKMWLKQNKVSFEERHLFKETPSVEELRELLKLTKAGTEDILAKRSQSFKSLDVDIYDLSTNELLELLTKNPKLLKRPLVTDGEQLIAGYSPGDMKKLCHKKEKEHISSHVS, from the coding sequence ATGAATTCAATTACGTTTTACACATATCCAAGCTGCACTTCATGCCGGAAAGCGAAAATGTGGCTTAAACAAAATAAAGTATCATTTGAAGAAAGACATTTATTTAAAGAAACCCCTTCAGTAGAAGAGCTCAGAGAATTATTAAAACTGACTAAAGCGGGGACTGAAGATATTCTGGCTAAAAGAAGCCAGTCCTTTAAATCGCTTGATGTTGATATTTATGATCTATCTACAAACGAATTGCTAGAACTGTTAACAAAGAACCCAAAGCTGCTTAAACGTCCGCTCGTAACTGATGGAGAACAGCTGATTGCCGGATACAGCCCTGGCGATATGAAAAAATTATGCCATAAAAAAGAAAAAGAACACATTTCAAGTCATGTGTCCTGA
- a CDS encoding DUF2626 domain-containing protein — MSRMYKVLGFWTGIIGVMAYLGDMQDMALLFLGQTIMFVSLGYLNLSERMYIYIFGAYLTVFFVGFTYWSTFMMTPGAGGGH, encoded by the coding sequence ATGTCAAGAATGTATAAGGTTTTGGGCTTTTGGACAGGGATCATTGGTGTCATGGCTTATCTTGGCGATATGCAGGACATGGCGTTATTGTTCTTAGGACAAACGATTATGTTCGTTTCATTAGGTTATTTGAACTTATCTGAACGTATGTATATTTATATCTTTGGTGCTTATTTAACAGTTTTCTTTGTCGGATTTACATACTGGTCAACATTTATGATGACTCCTGGAGCTGGTGGAGGCCATTAA
- a CDS encoding class I SAM-dependent methyltransferase: MGLKDDIRRYLEQKHWITMEQFMELALYHPDFGYYMSEQKKIGKNGDFYTSSSVSDVFGKIWADVFAKTIHEHKLDPIIVEFGAGTGRFAKQVLSRWKDNGIGKQISYTIVEKSPYHRQLLQNELTGSSVTIFCSFEELKESYPDFKGIIFANEVLDAFPLRIFQKQKNNWFEKVIVFDEDTDEFCFKYIKASDQSLSLDKRFASRRSDFELEVSFQMMNWLNDLYEWTGEKSVYFFVDYGYRGEEWNREALKEGSIRGYHKHKIENNPLTYPGKMDITYHVDWDQVENAAKGKGIETIHFCMQGEFLLKEGLLSHLNNAGSTDPFSAGHKRNRAIRSFLLDSTLANGFQVIKQQKKRTVL, translated from the coding sequence TTGGGTCTGAAAGATGATATAAGAAGATATTTGGAGCAGAAACACTGGATAACGATGGAACAATTTATGGAATTGGCTCTCTATCATCCAGACTTCGGATATTACATGAGCGAACAGAAGAAGATTGGAAAAAACGGTGATTTTTATACGTCCAGTTCAGTATCAGATGTATTCGGAAAAATTTGGGCTGATGTTTTTGCAAAAACCATTCATGAACACAAATTAGATCCTATCATTGTGGAATTTGGAGCAGGAACAGGCCGATTCGCGAAACAAGTTTTATCCCGCTGGAAAGATAACGGTATTGGGAAACAAATATCTTATACCATTGTTGAAAAAAGTCCTTATCACCGTCAGCTTCTACAAAATGAATTAACAGGTTCTTCTGTGACCATTTTTTGTTCATTTGAGGAACTAAAAGAATCTTATCCGGATTTTAAAGGAATTATTTTTGCAAATGAAGTATTAGATGCTTTTCCATTACGAATTTTTCAAAAACAAAAAAATAACTGGTTTGAGAAAGTGATTGTTTTTGATGAAGATACAGATGAGTTTTGTTTTAAATATATAAAAGCATCTGATCAATCTTTATCTTTAGATAAACGTTTTGCATCAAGGAGAAGTGATTTTGAGCTTGAAGTGTCATTTCAGATGATGAACTGGCTGAATGATCTATATGAATGGACTGGCGAGAAAAGTGTCTATTTCTTTGTTGATTACGGCTATCGAGGAGAAGAATGGAATAGAGAAGCTTTAAAAGAAGGCAGTATTCGCGGATATCATAAGCATAAAATAGAAAATAACCCTCTAACTTATCCTGGAAAAATGGATATAACTTATCATGTAGATTGGGATCAAGTTGAAAATGCTGCTAAAGGAAAAGGTATTGAAACCATACATTTTTGCATGCAAGGTGAATTCCTATTGAAAGAGGGTTTGTTATCACATTTAAACAATGCAGGGAGTACAGATCCTTTCTCTGCTGGTCATAAAAGGAACAGGGCGATCAGGTCATTCCTTTTGGATAGTACGCTTGCTAATGGCTTTCAAGTTATAAAGCAACAAAAAAAACGGACCGTTTTATAA
- a CDS encoding MBL fold metallo-hydrolase, with protein sequence MRWKKITVGPVQENTYILYDSNNEAIIIDPGSEGTKIIQNIESLKLKPLAVLLTHAHFDHIGAVDSVREKYQLPLYIHKKEQDWLTNTKKNGSMHFGQNITAKPASHVLTDNDKSLKIGSFSFEVLSTPGHSPGSVSYYLKGAAAVFSGDALFAGSIGRTDLYGGSQDTLLKSIHEKLLQLPEETVVLSGHGPETTIGMEMDSNPFLGGF encoded by the coding sequence ATGAGATGGAAGAAAATTACTGTAGGACCTGTTCAAGAAAATACATATATTCTTTATGATTCAAATAATGAAGCGATCATTATAGACCCGGGCAGTGAAGGTACAAAAATTATTCAAAATATAGAATCTCTAAAGTTAAAACCGCTGGCTGTTTTACTGACACATGCTCACTTCGATCACATAGGTGCAGTAGATTCAGTTCGGGAAAAATATCAGCTGCCACTATATATTCATAAAAAAGAACAAGATTGGCTGACAAATACAAAAAAGAACGGGTCAATGCATTTTGGACAAAATATCACAGCTAAGCCTGCGAGTCACGTATTAACGGATAATGACAAAAGCTTAAAGATTGGCTCATTTTCTTTTGAGGTACTGTCTACTCCTGGACATTCACCGGGAAGTGTTTCATATTATTTGAAGGGTGCAGCAGCTGTATTTTCCGGGGATGCACTGTTTGCTGGAAGTATTGGGAGAACCGATCTTTACGGAGGCAGCCAGGATACATTGCTAAAGAGTATTCATGAGAAATTATTGCAGTTGCCTGAAGAAACTGTTGTACTATCTGGTCATGGTCCTGAGACGACAATAGGAATGGAAATGGATTCAAATCCTTTCTTGGGCGGTTTTTAA
- a CDS encoding DUF2759 domain-containing protein: protein MGLAIIFGLVAILAALGLLRSLKIKNLMAAGFAFLTFAVFGWFTVMTVLDVLVGSGGSTGH from the coding sequence ATGGGATTAGCCATTATATTCGGCTTAGTAGCTATTCTAGCTGCATTGGGACTATTACGTTCGTTAAAAATTAAAAACTTAATGGCAGCAGGCTTCGCGTTCTTAACGTTTGCTGTATTTGGCTGGTTTACAGTCATGACTGTACTTGACGTATTAGTTGGCAGCGGCGGTTCAACAGGCCATTAA